A window of the Equus asinus isolate D_3611 breed Donkey chromosome 20, EquAss-T2T_v2, whole genome shotgun sequence genome harbors these coding sequences:
- the ATG16L2 gene encoding protein Atg16l2 isoform X1: MAGPGAPASLAARWKRHIVRQLRQRDRTQKALFLELVPAYNRLLEKAELLARFSEKIQPEPNDVTPASHQGLWEEESGPDSDQVPGTLRVKWQEEEEGLRLVCGEMAYQVVEKSAALGALEAELEQRQSRLAELEARVAQLQEERTQQAQRVHVRRARNAAQRAAYEALRAHAGVQEAALRRLEEEARELLERLVQRKARAAAERNLRNERRERAKQARVSQELKKAAKRTVSISESPSILGYAVREPAKTLALAAEPESLESEAGEKWRRPFRSASATSLTLSRCVDVVKGLLDFKKRRGHSVGGAPEQRYQSIPVCVAARLPTWTQDVLDAHLSEVNAVCFGPNSSLLATGGADSLIHLWNVVGGHLKAHQTLEGGGGSITSVDFDPSGSQVLAATYNRAAQLWKVGEAQSKETLSGHTDKVTAAKFKLTRHEAVTGSRDRTVKEWDLGRAYCSRTINVLSYCNDVVCGDHLIISGHNDQKIRFWDSRGPRCIQVIPVQGRVTSLSLSHDQLHLLSCSRDDTLKVIDLRVSNIRQVFRAEGFKCGSDWTKAVFSPDRCYALAGSWDGALYIWDVDTGKLESSLRGPHCAAVNAVAWCYSGTHVVSVDQARKVVLWH, encoded by the exons ATAACCGTCTTCTAGAGAAGGCTGAGCTGCTGGCCCGGTTCTCAGAGAAGATCCAGCCAGAGCCAAATGATGTCACTCCTGCTTCCCACCAGGGCCTCTG GGAGGAGGAGTCGGGGCCTGACTCAGACCAAGTCCCAGGCACTCTGAGGGTGAAGtggcaagaggaggaggaggggctccGGCTGGTCTGTGGAGAG ATGGCCTACCAGGTAGTGGAGAAGAGCGCGGCGTTGGGCGCCCTGGAGGCGGAGCTGGAGCAGCGGCAAAGCAG GCTGGCGGAGCTGGAGGCCCGCGTGGCGCAGCTGCAGGAGGAGCGAACGCAGCAGGCGCAGCGGGTGCACGTTCGGCGCGCGCGGAACGCAGCACAACGGGCGGCCTACGAAGCGCTGCGCGCGCACGCCGGCGTCCAGGAGGCGGCCCTGCGCAGGCTCGAGGAGGAGGCGCGCGAGCTGCTGGAGCGGCTCGTGCAGCGCAAGGCGCGCGCCGCCGCCGAGCGCAACCTGCGCAACGAGCGCCGCGAGAG GGCCAAGCAGGCGCGGGTGTCCCAGGAGCTGAAGAAGGCTGCCAAGCGGACCGTGAGCATCAGCGA GAGCCCAAGCATCCTAGGCTATGCTGTCAGGGAGCCGGCCAAGACTCTGGCGCTGGCTGCTGAGCCGGAGTCCCTGGAGAGTGAGGCTGGTGAGAAGTGGAGGAGGCCTTTCAG GTCTGCCTCCGCCACCTCCTTGACGCTGTCCCGCTGTGTGGATGTGGTGAAGGGGCTTCTGGA cttcaaGAAGAGGAGAGGCCACTCAGTTGGGGGGGCCCCCGAGCAGCGATACCAGAGCATCCCTGTGTGTGTGGCCGCCCGGCTTCCTACCTGGACTCAGGATGTGCTG GATGCCCACCTCTCCGAGGTCAACGCTGTTTGTTTTGGCCCCAACAGCAGCCTCCTGGCCACCGGAGGGGCTGACTCCCTCATCCACCTCTGGAATGTTGTGGGAG GTCACCTGAAGGCCCACCAGACCCTTGAAGGAGGTGGCGGCAGCATCACCAGTGTGGACTTCGACCCCTCG GGCTCCCAGGTATTGGCAGCTACTTACAATCGGGCTGCCCAGCTCTGGAAGGTTGGGGAGGCGCAGTCCAAG GAGACACTGTCTGGACACACAGACAAAGTGACAGCTGCCAAATTCAAGCTAACGAGGCACGAGGCGGTGACTGGGAGCCGAGACCGGACAGTGAAGGAGTGGGACCTTGGTCGCGCCTACT GCTCCAGGACCATCAATGTCCTTTCCTACTGTAACGATGTAGTGTGTGGGGACCATCTCATCATTAGTGGCCACAATGACCAGAAGATCCGGTTCTGGGACAGCAG GGGGCCCCGCTGCATCCAGGTCATCCCTGTGCAAGGCCGggtcacctccctgagcctcagccaTGACCAGCTGCATCTGCTCAGCTGTTCCCGTGACGACACGCTGAAGGTCATCGACCTGCGTGTCAGCAATATCCGCCAGGTGTTCAG GGCTGAAGGCTTCAAGTGCGGTTCTGACTGGACCAAAGCCGTGTTCAG CCCGGACAGATGCTATGCGCTGGCGGGTTCCTGGGATGGAGCCCTTTACATCTGGGATGTGGACACTGGGAAACTGGAGAGTAGCCTTCGAGGACCCCACTG cGCTGCTGTCAACGCCGTGGCCTGGTGCTACTCCGGAACCCACGTGGTGAGCGTGGACCAGGCTAGGAAGGTTGTGCTCTGGCACTAG
- the ATG16L2 gene encoding protein Atg16l2 isoform X2, translating to MAGPGAPASLAARWKRHIVRQLRQRDRTQKALFLELVPAYNRLLEKAELLARFSEKIQPEPNDVTPASHQGLWEEESGPDSDQVPGTLRVKWQEEEEGLRLVCGEMAYQVVEKSAALGALEAELEQRQSRLAELEARVAQLQEERTQQAQRVHVRRARNAAQRAAYEALRAHAGVQEAALRRLEEEARELLERLVQRKARAAAERNLRNERRERAKQARVSQELKKAAKRTVSISESPSILGYAVREPAKTLALAAEPESLESEAGEKWRRPFSFKKRRGHSVGGAPEQRYQSIPVCVAARLPTWTQDVLDAHLSEVNAVCFGPNSSLLATGGADSLIHLWNVVGGHLKAHQTLEGGGGSITSVDFDPSGSQVLAATYNRAAQLWKVGEAQSKETLSGHTDKVTAAKFKLTRHEAVTGSRDRTVKEWDLGRAYCSRTINVLSYCNDVVCGDHLIISGHNDQKIRFWDSRGPRCIQVIPVQGRVTSLSLSHDQLHLLSCSRDDTLKVIDLRVSNIRQVFRAEGFKCGSDWTKAVFSPDRCYALAGSWDGALYIWDVDTGKLESSLRGPHCAAVNAVAWCYSGTHVVSVDQARKVVLWH from the exons ATAACCGTCTTCTAGAGAAGGCTGAGCTGCTGGCCCGGTTCTCAGAGAAGATCCAGCCAGAGCCAAATGATGTCACTCCTGCTTCCCACCAGGGCCTCTG GGAGGAGGAGTCGGGGCCTGACTCAGACCAAGTCCCAGGCACTCTGAGGGTGAAGtggcaagaggaggaggaggggctccGGCTGGTCTGTGGAGAG ATGGCCTACCAGGTAGTGGAGAAGAGCGCGGCGTTGGGCGCCCTGGAGGCGGAGCTGGAGCAGCGGCAAAGCAG GCTGGCGGAGCTGGAGGCCCGCGTGGCGCAGCTGCAGGAGGAGCGAACGCAGCAGGCGCAGCGGGTGCACGTTCGGCGCGCGCGGAACGCAGCACAACGGGCGGCCTACGAAGCGCTGCGCGCGCACGCCGGCGTCCAGGAGGCGGCCCTGCGCAGGCTCGAGGAGGAGGCGCGCGAGCTGCTGGAGCGGCTCGTGCAGCGCAAGGCGCGCGCCGCCGCCGAGCGCAACCTGCGCAACGAGCGCCGCGAGAG GGCCAAGCAGGCGCGGGTGTCCCAGGAGCTGAAGAAGGCTGCCAAGCGGACCGTGAGCATCAGCGA GAGCCCAAGCATCCTAGGCTATGCTGTCAGGGAGCCGGCCAAGACTCTGGCGCTGGCTGCTGAGCCGGAGTCCCTGGAGAGTGAGGCTGGTGAGAAGTGGAGGAGGCCTTTCAG cttcaaGAAGAGGAGAGGCCACTCAGTTGGGGGGGCCCCCGAGCAGCGATACCAGAGCATCCCTGTGTGTGTGGCCGCCCGGCTTCCTACCTGGACTCAGGATGTGCTG GATGCCCACCTCTCCGAGGTCAACGCTGTTTGTTTTGGCCCCAACAGCAGCCTCCTGGCCACCGGAGGGGCTGACTCCCTCATCCACCTCTGGAATGTTGTGGGAG GTCACCTGAAGGCCCACCAGACCCTTGAAGGAGGTGGCGGCAGCATCACCAGTGTGGACTTCGACCCCTCG GGCTCCCAGGTATTGGCAGCTACTTACAATCGGGCTGCCCAGCTCTGGAAGGTTGGGGAGGCGCAGTCCAAG GAGACACTGTCTGGACACACAGACAAAGTGACAGCTGCCAAATTCAAGCTAACGAGGCACGAGGCGGTGACTGGGAGCCGAGACCGGACAGTGAAGGAGTGGGACCTTGGTCGCGCCTACT GCTCCAGGACCATCAATGTCCTTTCCTACTGTAACGATGTAGTGTGTGGGGACCATCTCATCATTAGTGGCCACAATGACCAGAAGATCCGGTTCTGGGACAGCAG GGGGCCCCGCTGCATCCAGGTCATCCCTGTGCAAGGCCGggtcacctccctgagcctcagccaTGACCAGCTGCATCTGCTCAGCTGTTCCCGTGACGACACGCTGAAGGTCATCGACCTGCGTGTCAGCAATATCCGCCAGGTGTTCAG GGCTGAAGGCTTCAAGTGCGGTTCTGACTGGACCAAAGCCGTGTTCAG CCCGGACAGATGCTATGCGCTGGCGGGTTCCTGGGATGGAGCCCTTTACATCTGGGATGTGGACACTGGGAAACTGGAGAGTAGCCTTCGAGGACCCCACTG cGCTGCTGTCAACGCCGTGGCCTGGTGCTACTCCGGAACCCACGTGGTGAGCGTGGACCAGGCTAGGAAGGTTGTGCTCTGGCACTAG
- the ATG16L2 gene encoding protein Atg16l2 isoform X3, with amino-acid sequence MAYQVVEKSAALGALEAELEQRQSRLAELEARVAQLQEERTQQAQRVHVRRARNAAQRAAYEALRAHAGVQEAALRRLEEEARELLERLVQRKARAAAERNLRNERRERAKQARVSQELKKAAKRTVSISESPSILGYAVREPAKTLALAAEPESLESEAGEKWRRPFRSASATSLTLSRCVDVVKGLLDFKKRRGHSVGGAPEQRYQSIPVCVAARLPTWTQDVLDAHLSEVNAVCFGPNSSLLATGGADSLIHLWNVVGGHLKAHQTLEGGGGSITSVDFDPSGSQVLAATYNRAAQLWKVGEAQSKETLSGHTDKVTAAKFKLTRHEAVTGSRDRTVKEWDLGRAYCSRTINVLSYCNDVVCGDHLIISGHNDQKIRFWDSRGPRCIQVIPVQGRVTSLSLSHDQLHLLSCSRDDTLKVIDLRVSNIRQVFRAEGFKCGSDWTKAVFSPDRCYALAGSWDGALYIWDVDTGKLESSLRGPHCAAVNAVAWCYSGTHVVSVDQARKVVLWH; translated from the exons ATGGCCTACCAGGTAGTGGAGAAGAGCGCGGCGTTGGGCGCCCTGGAGGCGGAGCTGGAGCAGCGGCAAAGCAG GCTGGCGGAGCTGGAGGCCCGCGTGGCGCAGCTGCAGGAGGAGCGAACGCAGCAGGCGCAGCGGGTGCACGTTCGGCGCGCGCGGAACGCAGCACAACGGGCGGCCTACGAAGCGCTGCGCGCGCACGCCGGCGTCCAGGAGGCGGCCCTGCGCAGGCTCGAGGAGGAGGCGCGCGAGCTGCTGGAGCGGCTCGTGCAGCGCAAGGCGCGCGCCGCCGCCGAGCGCAACCTGCGCAACGAGCGCCGCGAGAG GGCCAAGCAGGCGCGGGTGTCCCAGGAGCTGAAGAAGGCTGCCAAGCGGACCGTGAGCATCAGCGA GAGCCCAAGCATCCTAGGCTATGCTGTCAGGGAGCCGGCCAAGACTCTGGCGCTGGCTGCTGAGCCGGAGTCCCTGGAGAGTGAGGCTGGTGAGAAGTGGAGGAGGCCTTTCAG GTCTGCCTCCGCCACCTCCTTGACGCTGTCCCGCTGTGTGGATGTGGTGAAGGGGCTTCTGGA cttcaaGAAGAGGAGAGGCCACTCAGTTGGGGGGGCCCCCGAGCAGCGATACCAGAGCATCCCTGTGTGTGTGGCCGCCCGGCTTCCTACCTGGACTCAGGATGTGCTG GATGCCCACCTCTCCGAGGTCAACGCTGTTTGTTTTGGCCCCAACAGCAGCCTCCTGGCCACCGGAGGGGCTGACTCCCTCATCCACCTCTGGAATGTTGTGGGAG GTCACCTGAAGGCCCACCAGACCCTTGAAGGAGGTGGCGGCAGCATCACCAGTGTGGACTTCGACCCCTCG GGCTCCCAGGTATTGGCAGCTACTTACAATCGGGCTGCCCAGCTCTGGAAGGTTGGGGAGGCGCAGTCCAAG GAGACACTGTCTGGACACACAGACAAAGTGACAGCTGCCAAATTCAAGCTAACGAGGCACGAGGCGGTGACTGGGAGCCGAGACCGGACAGTGAAGGAGTGGGACCTTGGTCGCGCCTACT GCTCCAGGACCATCAATGTCCTTTCCTACTGTAACGATGTAGTGTGTGGGGACCATCTCATCATTAGTGGCCACAATGACCAGAAGATCCGGTTCTGGGACAGCAG GGGGCCCCGCTGCATCCAGGTCATCCCTGTGCAAGGCCGggtcacctccctgagcctcagccaTGACCAGCTGCATCTGCTCAGCTGTTCCCGTGACGACACGCTGAAGGTCATCGACCTGCGTGTCAGCAATATCCGCCAGGTGTTCAG GGCTGAAGGCTTCAAGTGCGGTTCTGACTGGACCAAAGCCGTGTTCAG CCCGGACAGATGCTATGCGCTGGCGGGTTCCTGGGATGGAGCCCTTTACATCTGGGATGTGGACACTGGGAAACTGGAGAGTAGCCTTCGAGGACCCCACTG cGCTGCTGTCAACGCCGTGGCCTGGTGCTACTCCGGAACCCACGTGGTGAGCGTGGACCAGGCTAGGAAGGTTGTGCTCTGGCACTAG